A single window of Deinococcus radiotolerans DNA harbors:
- a CDS encoding type II toxin-antitoxin system RelE family toxin yields MPTYTIAFEPEAQADLKKLDSTTRAHIDKALARLASNPSAGKPLKKPLAGLFSYHAANKRYRIVYDIDSASSTVTVLTIGARQSGKRSDPYATARRRV; encoded by the coding sequence ATGCCCACTTACACCATCGCCTTCGAGCCCGAGGCTCAGGCGGACTTGAAGAAACTCGATTCCACCACCCGCGCTCACATCGACAAAGCCCTGGCGCGGCTGGCCAGCAATCCCAGCGCGGGTAAACCCCTCAAGAAACCGCTCGCTGGACTCTTCAGTTATCACGCGGCCAACAAGCGCTACCGCATCGTGTACGACATCGACAGCGCCAGCAGCACCGTTACCGTTCTAACCATCGGTGCCCGCCAGAGCGGCAAACGATCCGACCCCTACGCCACCGCCCGTCGCCGGGTGTGA
- a CDS encoding DNA methyltransferase: MTPTAHLLNDQTELVPVHDLKPHPLNPNRNNPEEIAESIRASGWWGTVTVQRSTGQILVGEHRWRGAILAGLTHVPVFWVDVDDDRARVILLADNRYAERATRDPEALRRLLDQLRDGPGLDGTGYTEADHDALLTELDGEVRRELLTDEDDVPPLQPTPVTRPGDIWTIGEHRVSCGDSTDPHQLQRLTAGLQVRLVWTDPPYNVNYEGKTKDRLKIQNDAMTPEQFRQFIAAALSATASVMQPGACIYVAYAELEGVAFRQGYDAAGLKYSQTIVWVKNAAVMSRQDYNWRHEPMLYGWKLGAAHYFGKDFTNTTVLDDSLDLNKLNKAELVDLLTQIRDASTVVYVDKPTRNDLHPTMKPVQLVQICVENSSQPGDVVMDPFGGSGTTLIAAHKIGRRAALNELDPHYCDQIIRRAQDATGMIATRQDGVTFAQAKRGELTGI, from the coding sequence ATGACCCCGACCGCCCACCTGCTGAACGACCAGACCGAACTCGTGCCGGTGCACGACCTCAAACCTCACCCACTCAACCCGAACCGCAACAATCCCGAGGAGATCGCCGAGAGCATACGCGCCTCGGGCTGGTGGGGTACCGTCACGGTGCAGCGCAGCACCGGGCAGATCCTGGTCGGCGAGCACCGCTGGCGCGGCGCGATCCTCGCCGGGCTCACGCACGTGCCGGTGTTCTGGGTGGACGTTGACGACGACCGCGCCCGCGTCATCCTCCTGGCGGACAACCGCTACGCCGAGCGCGCCACCCGCGACCCGGAGGCGCTGCGCCGCCTGCTTGACCAGCTGCGCGACGGCCCGGGCCTGGACGGCACCGGGTACACCGAAGCGGACCACGACGCGCTGCTGACTGAGCTGGACGGCGAGGTGCGGCGCGAACTCCTCACCGACGAGGATGACGTCCCGCCCCTCCAGCCCACGCCCGTCACCCGCCCCGGCGACATCTGGACGATCGGCGAGCACCGCGTCAGCTGCGGGGACAGCACCGACCCGCACCAGCTCCAGCGGCTGACCGCGGGCCTCCAGGTGCGGCTGGTCTGGACCGATCCGCCGTACAACGTGAACTACGAGGGCAAAACCAAGGACCGGCTGAAGATCCAGAACGACGCGATGACCCCGGAGCAGTTCCGGCAGTTCATCGCGGCCGCCCTGAGCGCCACGGCCAGCGTCATGCAGCCCGGCGCGTGCATCTACGTCGCGTACGCCGAACTGGAAGGCGTGGCGTTCCGGCAGGGCTACGACGCGGCCGGACTGAAGTACTCACAGACCATCGTCTGGGTCAAGAACGCCGCCGTGATGAGCCGCCAGGACTACAACTGGCGGCACGAGCCCATGCTGTACGGCTGGAAGCTGGGCGCGGCACACTACTTCGGCAAGGACTTCACCAACACCACGGTGCTCGACGATTCACTCGACCTGAACAAGCTCAACAAGGCCGAACTCGTGGACCTGCTCACCCAGATCCGCGACGCCAGCACGGTCGTGTACGTGGACAAACCCACCCGGAACGACCTGCATCCAACCATGAAACCTGTCCAGCTCGTGCAGATCTGCGTGGAGAACAGCAGCCAGCCAGGCGACGTCGTGATGGACCCGTTCGGCGGGAGCGGCACAACCCTGATCGCCGCGCACAAGATCGGCCGCCGCGCCGCGCTGAACGAACTGGACCCGCACTACTGCGACCAGATCATCCGCCGCGCGCAGGATGCCACCGGCATGATTGCCACCCGCCAGGACGGCGTCACGTTCGCGCAGGCGAAAAGGGGAGAGTTGACGGGTATCTGA